The following are from one region of the Candidatus Kinetoplastibacterium crithidii genome:
- the rsmH gene encoding 16S rRNA (cytosine(1402)-N(4))-methyltransferase RsmH, producing the protein MYFEHRPVLLKEAVNSLLKKEQKTHMFSSREDELTNGIFIDGTFGRGGHSKELLSFLDNSSKIFVFDKDPEAIEFARKMSEKDNRIKVIHNSFSNIKDELFRRNIFCVDGVLLDLGVSSPQLDNGNRGFSFLKDGPLDMRMDPTKGISVAEWLSIASIDEIREVIFNYGEERFAFKIAKAIVARREKKAFTTTLDLAECISCVVPKKKNGKHPATKSFQALRIYINNELFDLSKGIASAIEILKPGGILVTISFHSLEDRIVKNIITFDESKKSIYSELPLLQKDLPTPKVRQILRVLPDESEILRNPRARSAVLRVAQKSFNE; encoded by the coding sequence ATGTATTTTGAACATAGACCAGTTTTATTAAAAGAGGCAGTAAATTCTTTATTAAAAAAGGAACAAAAGACGCATATGTTTTCCTCAAGAGAGGATGAACTCACAAATGGTATATTTATAGATGGTACTTTTGGTAGAGGTGGACATAGTAAGGAATTATTAAGTTTTCTAGATAATAGTTCTAAAATATTTGTTTTTGATAAAGATCCAGAAGCTATTGAGTTTGCTAGGAAAATGTCAGAAAAAGATAATAGGATAAAAGTTATTCATAATAGTTTTTCTAATATTAAAGATGAACTTTTCCGCAGAAATATTTTTTGTGTTGATGGTGTTCTTCTAGATCTTGGAGTCTCTTCTCCACAACTTGATAATGGTAATAGAGGATTTTCTTTTTTAAAAGATGGTCCTCTAGATATGAGGATGGATCCTACAAAAGGCATTTCAGTAGCTGAATGGTTATCTATAGCAAGTATTGATGAAATTAGGGAGGTGATATTTAATTATGGCGAAGAACGGTTTGCTTTTAAGATTGCAAAAGCAATTGTTGCTCGTAGAGAGAAGAAGGCGTTTACAACAACCCTTGATCTGGCCGAGTGTATATCCTGTGTCGTCCCCAAAAAAAAGAATGGTAAGCATCCAGCAACTAAGAGTTTCCAAGCCTTACGGATTTATATTAACAACGAATTGTTTGATTTATCGAAAGGTATCGCATCAGCCATAGAAATATTGAAACCAGGAGGAATATTGGTAACTATAAGTTTTCATTCTTTGGAGGATAGAATCGTTAAAAATATTATTACATTTGATGAGTCAAAAAAATCTATATATTCAGAACTTCCTTTGCTACAAAAGGACTTGCCTACTCCCAAAGTAAGACAAATATTAAGAGTATTACCTGATGAAAGTGAGATTTTAAGAAATCCAAGAGCTCGTTCTGCAGTTTTAAGAGTTGCTCAAAAATCTTTTAATGAATAG
- a CDS encoding ATP-binding cassette domain-containing protein, giving the protein MKLFDLIIISGATLSHANYKILDNISLVIKNTDRIGLIGKNGSGKSSFLDMINGKHLIDNGSISKKNNIKISYVEQEPILQEDIDIFRTIYNDISSDYQYYDNSKVARTKKIINDLNLKENILIKNISKGIYKKVALAKAIVDEPDLLILDEPTNHLDIEGIEYFEDKLSKWKKSLILVTHDRYFLDKICNKIIEIDRGKLLYFPGNYSKWQSHKDHIIESEETIERKLDEVLYQEELWIRKGVQARRKRNEGRVRRLEQLRQQREERIKNIGKIKIKFNESKTSGKIVYKVTSVSKSYNNIKIINNFSTDIIRKDRVGIIGPNSAGKTTLLNIILKKDHPDSGNVESGTNIDVGYFDQHKNSLYEDRTILENISINGEWIFYDNQNIHVIKYLENFLFHPSKINNLVKTLSGGEKTRLALAMLLSKPTNVLILDEPTNDLDIESIEILEEKLQNYHGTIIIVSHDRAFLNNIVTQTIAFKGNGKWLNTFGTIDVNEYFYHKKQDKVNKNILINKNLEKKTERKLSKLQPWEEKELEEITKTISILENKLHELTIELSNPEIYQKPNSFLEEINIRVKTIQLEIEEKYTRWEALEEKNNKQK; this is encoded by the coding sequence ATGAAATTATTTGACCTAATTATTATCTCTGGAGCTACTTTATCACATGCAAATTATAAGATATTAGATAATATTAGCTTAGTAATAAAAAATACTGATCGCATTGGGTTGATAGGAAAGAATGGATCTGGAAAGTCATCTTTTCTTGATATGATTAATGGGAAACATTTAATCGATAATGGATCTATAAGCAAAAAGAATAACATAAAAATATCATATGTTGAACAAGAGCCCATATTACAAGAAGATATTGATATATTTAGAACTATATATAATGATATATCATCTGATTATCAATATTATGATAATAGCAAAGTAGCAAGAACAAAAAAAATAATCAATGATCTCAATCTTAAAGAGAATATTTTAATAAAGAATATATCAAAAGGAATATACAAAAAAGTTGCCTTAGCAAAAGCAATAGTAGATGAACCTGATTTATTAATATTAGATGAACCAACCAATCATCTAGATATTGAAGGAATAGAATATTTTGAAGATAAATTATCTAAATGGAAAAAATCATTAATTTTGGTAACACATGACCGTTATTTCCTAGATAAAATTTGCAATAAAATTATTGAAATTGATAGAGGCAAATTACTTTATTTTCCTGGTAATTATTCCAAATGGCAATCTCACAAAGATCACATTATTGAATCAGAAGAAACAATAGAAAGAAAACTTGATGAAGTCTTATACCAAGAAGAATTATGGATTAGAAAGGGTGTCCAAGCAAGAAGAAAACGTAATGAAGGAAGAGTTAGACGTTTGGAACAACTCAGACAACAACGAGAAGAAAGAATAAAAAATATAGGGAAGATAAAAATAAAATTTAATGAAAGCAAAACATCTGGAAAAATAGTATATAAGGTTACATCAGTTAGTAAAAGCTATAATAATATAAAAATTATAAATAATTTTTCTACTGATATAATAAGAAAAGATAGAGTTGGCATAATTGGCCCTAACAGTGCTGGAAAAACGACATTATTAAACATAATTTTAAAAAAAGACCACCCAGATTCTGGTAATGTAGAAAGTGGAACCAACATAGATGTCGGCTATTTTGATCAACACAAAAATTCACTATATGAAGACAGAACTATTTTAGAAAACATAAGCATAAACGGAGAATGGATATTTTATGATAATCAAAACATACATGTTATTAAATATCTAGAAAATTTTCTATTTCATCCATCAAAGATTAATAACCTAGTGAAGACTTTATCAGGAGGAGAAAAAACAAGATTAGCACTAGCAATGTTATTATCAAAGCCAACAAATGTACTGATCCTAGATGAGCCCACTAATGATCTAGATATAGAAAGTATAGAAATACTAGAAGAAAAACTACAGAATTACCATGGAACTATCATAATAGTTAGTCATGATCGAGCCTTTCTAAATAATATAGTTACTCAAACAATAGCATTTAAAGGAAATGGTAAATGGCTTAATACATTTGGAACAATAGATGTAAATGAATACTTTTACCATAAAAAACAAGACAAAGTTAATAAAAATATATTGATAAATAAAAACTTAGAGAAAAAAACAGAAAGAAAATTAAGCAAGCTACAACCTTGGGAAGAAAAAGAATTAGAAGAAATTACAAAAACTATAAGTATATTAGAAAATAAACTACATGAACTAACTATAGAACTTAGTAATCCTGAAATATATCAAAAACCTAATTCGTTTTTAGAAGAAATAAATATTAGAGTAAAAACAATACAGCTAGAAATTGAAGAAAAATATACAAGATGGGAAGCTCTTGAAGAAAAAAATAATAAACAGAAATAA
- the pyrC gene encoding dihydroorotase, which yields MDKLVDRVIITKPDDWHVHLRDGEMLDAVIFDTVKQFSRAIIMPNLIEPITTTKMAENYRFRILDALARLKKNKQISKENNFTPLMTIYLTDNTKPEEVLYAHSSGFVFAFKFYPATSTTNSSAGVSNLFRNCRGVLEKLQYIGMPLLIHAELPDKNIDIFDRERFFIDKVMIPLRRDFPEIKLVFEHISTKEGVDFVIEDIGPIGATVTPQHLIYNRNSLFVGGLNPHFYCLPILKTEEHRNAILKAVFSGSKRFFLGTDSAPHSRSLKENRCGCAGCYNAYNAMSLYANVFDENNSLDKLEAFASFNGPDFYGLPRNRDSFILRRQENIIPDMLEMGKIQLIPLGAGSMINWCI from the coding sequence ATGGATAAATTAGTTGATAGAGTTATAATTACTAAGCCTGATGATTGGCATGTTCATCTCAGAGATGGTGAAATGTTGGATGCTGTTATTTTTGATACGGTTAAGCAGTTTTCAAGAGCTATAATAATGCCAAATTTAATAGAGCCTATTACAACGACTAAAATGGCAGAGAATTATAGGTTTAGAATTTTAGATGCACTTGCTAGATTGAAAAAAAATAAGCAAATATCCAAAGAAAATAATTTTACACCATTAATGACTATATATTTAACAGATAATACTAAACCTGAAGAAGTTTTATATGCTCATTCGTCAGGTTTTGTTTTTGCTTTTAAGTTTTATCCTGCTACATCTACAACAAATTCTAGTGCAGGTGTTTCTAATTTGTTTAGAAACTGTAGAGGAGTGCTTGAAAAATTACAATATATTGGTATGCCTCTTTTAATTCATGCAGAATTACCAGATAAAAATATTGATATCTTTGATAGGGAGAGATTTTTTATTGATAAAGTCATGATTCCTCTAAGAAGAGATTTTCCTGAAATCAAATTAGTATTTGAGCATATATCTACAAAAGAAGGGGTTGATTTTGTTATAGAGGATATAGGCCCAATTGGTGCCACAGTAACTCCTCAACATTTGATATATAACAGAAATAGCCTTTTTGTTGGAGGATTAAATCCTCATTTTTATTGTCTGCCTATACTAAAAACAGAAGAACATAGGAATGCTATACTTAAAGCTGTTTTTAGTGGTAGTAAACGTTTTTTTTTGGGGACAGATAGTGCTCCCCATAGTCGTTCTTTAAAAGAAAATAGATGTGGATGTGCAGGGTGTTATAATGCATATAATGCTATGTCTTTATATGCAAATGTTTTTGATGAGAATAATAGCCTAGATAAGCTTGAGGCTTTTGCTAGTTTTAATGGGCCTGATTTTTATGGTTTACCTAGAAATAGAGATTCTTTTATTTTGCGTAGACAAGAAAATATTATTCCTGATATGTTAGAGATGGGTAAAATTCAACTTATTCCTTTAGGCGCTGGCAGCATGATTAACTGGTGTATTTAA
- a CDS encoding cell division protein ZapA has product MEQLDAVVLGREYSFRCSKDEKDNLIEAVNYFNRLASQIQDSTKNYTNERVAVMAALQIASELMSTKVLGSENSFESGFSMGEISKKIDSIILKIESFLKKTK; this is encoded by the coding sequence ATGGAGCAGCTTGATGCAGTTGTGTTAGGTAGAGAATACTCTTTTAGATGTTCAAAAGATGAAAAAGATAATCTTATTGAAGCAGTAAATTATTTTAATAGATTAGCATCTCAAATTCAGGATTCTACAAAAAACTATACTAATGAAAGAGTGGCGGTTATGGCCGCTTTACAAATTGCTAGTGAGCTAATGAGTACGAAAGTTTTAGGATCAGAAAATTCTTTTGAATCAGGATTTTCAATGGGAGAGATAAGCAAGAAAATAGATTCTATTATTTTAAAAATAGAATCTTTTTTAAAAAAAACAAAATAA
- a CDS encoding RNA pyrophosphohydrolase, which yields MLDSEGYRSNVGIIIANYKNEIFWGKRIKENSWQLPQGGVKQGESLEEAMYRELNEEVGLRPEHVKIIGRTKEWLHYNVPVNFIRKECRGFYKGQKQIWFLLRLIGQDSDVCLCSTRHPEFDEWKWRDYWTTLDVAIEFKRKVYSQALKELSVILFPNRT from the coding sequence ATGTTAGATAGCGAGGGATATCGTTCTAATGTTGGAATCATTATTGCCAATTATAAAAATGAAATTTTTTGGGGTAAAAGAATAAAGGAAAACTCATGGCAGTTGCCGCAAGGAGGTGTGAAACAAGGAGAATCTCTGGAAGAGGCTATGTATAGAGAGCTTAATGAAGAAGTAGGATTAAGACCAGAACATGTTAAAATAATAGGTAGGACTAAAGAGTGGTTACATTACAACGTTCCCGTAAATTTTATTCGTAAAGAATGTAGAGGGTTTTATAAAGGGCAAAAACAAATATGGTTTTTATTGAGATTAATCGGACAAGATAGTGATGTGTGCTTATGCTCTACAAGACATCCAGAGTTTGATGAGTGGAAATGGCGTGATTATTGGACTACATTGGATGTTGCTATAGAATTTAAGAGAAAAGTATATAGTCAAGCTTTAAAAGAATTATCTGTGATATTATTTCCCAATAGGACGTAA
- a CDS encoding proline--tRNA ligase encodes MYATKYHIHTAKETPSEAEIISHQLMIKSGMIRKLAGGIYNIMPIGLRVLRKIEKIVREEMVNSGAIEILMPIVQPAELWQESRRIEEYGPELLRFKDRHNRHFVLQPTSEEVISDIARNEIYSYKQLPLTFYHIQTKFRDEVRPRFGMLRSREFIMKDAYSFDISQEDALKSYHVMFETYSKIFRKMSLNFCAVSADTGSIGGTYSHEFHVLAETGEDIIAYDKESNYAANLELAIAPCLLNKRLSAEETITLVSTPEITTCEELSKFLQIPITKTIKSIVLASENNNIINIFLLLIRGDHSLNEVKTKKILGIDNYRFATPNEIEEYFNCPPGYIGPINTAKPIFIVADTTVANMNDFVCGANKKNAHYTGVNWSINLKEPDIVADIRNVVEGDPLPNGNGSFSLQKGIEVGHIFFLGTKYSQDLRASFLNKSGEKEYLQMGCYGIGITRIMAAAIEQNNDCLGIIWPKPIAPFEVVICPIGWKHENVKNISIQIYNILKKNNIDVILDDRNIRPGIMFAEWDLIGIPCRINIGPKDLEHNLIEIKTRKLPNDSIKIPIEFALQEVIKILNTL; translated from the coding sequence ATGTACGCTACTAAATATCACATACACACAGCAAAAGAAACACCTTCTGAAGCAGAAATTATAAGTCATCAACTGATGATTAAATCTGGGATGATACGAAAATTAGCAGGAGGAATCTATAATATAATGCCCATAGGCTTAAGAGTTCTAAGAAAAATAGAAAAAATTGTCAGAGAGGAGATGGTAAATTCTGGTGCTATAGAAATACTTATGCCTATAGTACAACCTGCTGAACTATGGCAAGAATCTCGAAGAATAGAGGAATATGGCCCTGAATTGCTAAGATTTAAAGACAGGCATAACCGACACTTCGTATTACAACCAACATCAGAAGAAGTTATATCGGATATAGCTAGAAATGAAATATACAGCTATAAACAATTGCCTTTAACTTTTTATCATATTCAAACTAAATTTCGTGATGAAGTAAGACCAAGATTTGGCATGTTACGAAGCAGAGAATTCATAATGAAAGACGCTTATTCTTTTGATATTAGTCAAGAAGATGCTTTAAAAAGCTATCATGTTATGTTCGAAACTTATTCAAAAATTTTTAGAAAAATGTCGCTCAATTTCTGTGCTGTTTCTGCTGATACTGGATCTATAGGCGGAACATACAGTCACGAATTCCATGTGCTAGCAGAAACAGGAGAAGACATAATAGCCTATGATAAAGAATCAAATTATGCAGCCAATCTAGAATTAGCGATAGCTCCCTGCTTATTAAATAAAAGACTATCAGCAGAAGAAACAATAACGCTTGTATCAACTCCAGAAATAACGACCTGTGAAGAACTATCAAAATTCTTGCAAATACCGATTACCAAAACAATCAAATCTATTGTTTTGGCAAGTGAAAATAATAATATAATAAACATCTTCTTACTCTTAATTAGAGGAGATCATTCATTAAATGAAGTGAAAACAAAAAAAATACTAGGAATAGATAATTATCGTTTTGCAACACCAAATGAAATAGAAGAATATTTTAATTGTCCTCCAGGATATATTGGACCTATCAATACAGCAAAGCCAATCTTTATTGTGGCAGATACGACAGTTGCGAATATGAATGATTTTGTTTGTGGAGCTAATAAAAAAAATGCTCACTATACTGGAGTCAATTGGTCAATAAACCTTAAAGAACCAGATATAGTTGCAGATATAAGAAATGTCGTTGAAGGAGACCCATTGCCTAATGGCAATGGGTCTTTTTCTCTACAAAAAGGAATAGAAGTTGGTCATATATTTTTCCTGGGAACAAAATACTCTCAAGATTTAAGAGCATCTTTTTTAAACAAATCTGGAGAAAAAGAGTATTTGCAAATGGGATGTTATGGTATAGGAATAACTAGGATAATGGCTGCTGCTATCGAACAGAATAATGATTGTCTAGGAATAATATGGCCAAAACCTATAGCTCCATTTGAGGTAGTTATCTGCCCAATAGGATGGAAACATGAAAATGTAAAGAACATATCAATACAAATATATAATATTCTAAAAAAAAATAATATTGATGTAATTCTCGATGACAGAAATATCAGACCAGGAATAATGTTTGCAGAATGGGATTTAATAGGAATACCTTGTAGAATTAACATAGGACCTAAAGATTTAGAACATAATTTAATTGAAATTAAGACTAGAAAATTACCAAATGATTCAATAAAAATCCCCATAGAATTCGCATTGCAAGAAGTCATAAAAATTTTGAATACTTTGTAA
- a CDS encoding PD40 domain-containing protein — MNIRKEKLILVMLFFLYIVSYLTQATAQLHIDKNQSATKEFNIKIHEYDNNTYEGQKVIETIQNNLLSTNKFKIIKISNKDEKKNIYNRFLKKNNFDYMVSIQVNHLQDDLYEINFTLENSENLLDKVSFSGSIKDIIRISHTISDRIYEASTGNKGIFNSRLAYIVKKNNIFELQIADHDGKNHQTALRSLKPITSIKWSPDGSKILYVSFETGRAITYMHDLFTSNRVIIANQKGSNSAPSWSPDGEKIALTMTETGLSQIYILDVPTNSFRRLIKSSACDTEACFSADGKNIFFASDRSGSYQIYSTDLYGQNITRLTFDGDYNGSPIATPNKNIIIYVKKVDNAFNICVLDLSSKKEKLITSGKYDQSPSISPNGEYLTYSYINNKGMNSITQISLSNSQIKTIQENSNYEIFDPSWGPIIK, encoded by the coding sequence ATGAATATTCGCAAAGAAAAATTGATATTAGTAATGTTATTTTTTCTATATATCGTTTCATACCTTACTCAAGCAACTGCACAACTACACATAGATAAAAATCAATCAGCAACAAAAGAGTTTAATATTAAAATACATGAATATGATAACAATACATACGAAGGACAAAAAGTTATAGAAACAATACAAAATAATTTATTAAGCACAAATAAATTTAAGATAATAAAAATTTCAAACAAAGATGAAAAAAAGAATATTTATAATAGATTCCTGAAAAAAAATAACTTCGACTACATGGTATCTATACAAGTAAATCATCTACAAGATGACCTTTATGAAATAAATTTCACTCTTGAGAATTCTGAAAACCTCCTAGACAAAGTATCATTCTCTGGGTCAATAAAAGATATTATAAGAATATCTCATACAATATCCGATAGAATATATGAAGCAAGCACAGGAAATAAAGGAATCTTTAATTCACGCTTAGCTTATATAGTTAAAAAGAATAATATTTTCGAATTGCAAATTGCAGATCATGATGGCAAAAATCACCAAACAGCACTCAGATCATTGAAACCAATAACATCAATAAAATGGTCTCCAGATGGAAGCAAAATTCTTTATGTAAGTTTTGAAACTGGTAGAGCCATAACATACATGCATGATTTATTCACATCTAATCGGGTTATTATAGCGAATCAAAAAGGAAGCAATAGCGCTCCATCTTGGTCTCCAGACGGAGAGAAAATAGCTCTAACTATGACAGAGACCGGCTTATCTCAGATTTACATATTAGATGTTCCAACAAACTCTTTTAGAAGATTAATTAAATCATCAGCATGTGATACAGAAGCTTGCTTTTCTGCTGATGGTAAAAATATCTTTTTTGCCAGTGATAGAAGCGGTAGTTATCAAATATATTCAACTGATTTGTATGGTCAAAATATCACAAGACTTACTTTTGATGGAGATTACAATGGATCTCCTATAGCGACTCCTAATAAAAACATTATCATTTATGTAAAAAAAGTTGATAATGCTTTTAATATATGCGTTCTGGATTTATCATCAAAAAAAGAAAAGTTAATTACATCAGGCAAATATGATCAATCTCCATCTATATCACCAAATGGAGAATATCTAACATACTCCTATATCAATAACAAAGGCATGAATTCTATAACTCAAATATCACTATCTAATTCACAAATAAAAACAATTCAAGAGAATTCAAATTATGAAATATTTGATCCTTCTTGGGGACCTATAATTAAATGA
- a CDS encoding OmpA family protein — MKNRSINSINSHINKSITIIILLLLSITVTSCSFHEFYHNTKINKANKTMKETHIFFDKNSYIISDDYITEIENFVFSIADKPSLKIKIIGNTDQNGGVEYNLALGQRRAYAVYKILKVLGISDNQIEVISLGKINSILDHSNYSEENLAKNRRVDIMCYK; from the coding sequence ATGAAAAACAGATCAATTAATAGTATCAATTCGCACATAAATAAAAGCATTACTATTATTATCTTGCTTTTATTAAGTATTACAGTAACATCCTGTTCATTCCATGAGTTTTATCATAATACTAAGATAAACAAAGCAAATAAAACCATGAAAGAAACTCATATTTTCTTTGATAAAAATAGTTATATTATTTCTGATGACTACATAACAGAAATAGAAAATTTTGTATTTTCAATAGCAGATAAGCCTTCTTTAAAAATCAAGATTATTGGAAATACAGATCAGAATGGAGGAGTCGAATATAATCTCGCTCTAGGACAACGCAGAGCTTATGCTGTCTACAAAATACTTAAAGTTTTAGGAATCAGCGATAATCAAATTGAGGTTATAAGTCTCGGTAAAATAAATTCTATACTAGACCATTCTAATTATAGTGAAGAAAATTTGGCAAAAAATCGACGAGTTGACATTATGTGTTATAAATAA
- a CDS encoding alpha/beta hydrolase, giving the protein MIATEINNYTLYYNKIGKGKPIVMVHGSLCDSRYWKKQIDIFSNFFEVYLINLRHYWPNDCNSNDESFSIQQHSDDLISFIKKIIARPVYLLGHSRGGAISIETVIKEPNIVDKLILADPGGFKIEGMDNIFEDRNNFRLRSSKLVTENRQEEGLQLFIDTVSGKNTWAKMVSWFKQMVFDNANTLIAQSKEPPLILNIENLSNISMPTLLIGGSLSPSPYPEILNKLQQIIPNNTRINIAGSSHGMNIGSPKIFNSHVCNFLIKNSH; this is encoded by the coding sequence ATGATTGCAACAGAAATTAATAATTATACGTTATATTACAATAAAATTGGCAAAGGCAAGCCTATTGTCATGGTACATGGTTCATTATGTGATAGCAGATACTGGAAAAAACAGATAGATATTTTTAGTAACTTCTTTGAAGTTTATCTAATAAACTTGAGACATTATTGGCCAAACGATTGCAATAGTAACGATGAAAGCTTCTCTATACAGCAACATTCTGATGACTTAATATCTTTCATAAAAAAAATTATTGCTCGTCCTGTTTATTTACTAGGACACTCAAGAGGAGGCGCTATATCAATAGAAACTGTAATTAAAGAGCCAAATATAGTAGACAAACTCATACTAGCAGATCCTGGAGGATTTAAAATAGAAGGTATGGATAATATATTTGAAGATAGAAATAATTTTCGACTTAGATCTAGCAAGTTAGTTACTGAAAATAGACAAGAAGAAGGTTTGCAACTATTTATTGACACTGTCAGTGGGAAAAATACCTGGGCAAAAATGGTGAGTTGGTTTAAACAAATGGTATTTGATAATGCAAATACTCTTATTGCACAATCTAAAGAACCGCCTTTGATTCTAAATATAGAAAACCTTTCTAATATTTCAATGCCAACTCTATTAATTGGAGGCTCACTAAGCCCAAGTCCTTACCCAGAAATACTGAATAAATTACAACAAATTATACCTAATAATACAAGAATAAATATTGCTGGATCTTCACATGGTATGAATATTGGAAGCCCAAAAATATTTAATAGTCATGTTTGCAATTTTTTGATAAAAAATTCGCACTAG
- the gltS gene encoding sodium/glutamate symporter translates to MISLSLIQSLLACCLVLLSGRYLTQRITILAKYSVPDSIVGGLIFATMTQILSAWFGIQIYLDTAIKPTFLLLFFGCVGLTANLKLLAKGGSRLIRLILVLAPFLLLQNMVGLGLANLLDMHPLMGLVGGTITLVGGHGTGAAYAARFADFNNIQNITALAMTSATIGLVFGGVLGGPISEWLIKRNKIVTPKQQGIKAKTDGEVSEKENNTQQLTPAEFITSLTVALITLVGGTYLSKLVGSSNVSLPNFLWCLAIGIIVRNLGPISGLKLNDKATEILGTVMLSLFLGLTMMTLDLASAARLAGPLAFILVIQSIVCALYCCLVVFKALKKDYEAAVMAGAFCGIGLGTTATAIANMQAIAGRHGNAPQSFIVIPLTGAFLVDIMNVIVLTALISLPCIGGV, encoded by the coding sequence ATGATTTCGCTTTCATTAATACAATCACTACTTGCCTGCTGTCTTGTTTTGCTTAGTGGGCGCTATTTGACACAAAGAATTACAATTTTAGCTAAATATAGTGTTCCTGACTCTATAGTTGGAGGACTTATTTTTGCTACTATGACGCAAATATTATCTGCATGGTTTGGTATTCAAATATATCTTGATACTGCCATTAAACCAACTTTCTTATTATTGTTCTTTGGATGCGTTGGTTTAACAGCAAACTTAAAACTATTAGCAAAAGGAGGGTCTAGACTAATAAGATTAATATTAGTTTTAGCACCATTTCTTCTTTTGCAAAATATGGTAGGATTAGGATTAGCAAATTTGTTAGATATGCACCCATTAATGGGTCTAGTTGGCGGAACAATAACTTTAGTTGGTGGCCATGGTACTGGTGCTGCTTATGCAGCACGCTTTGCTGATTTCAACAATATTCAAAACATAACAGCATTAGCAATGACTTCTGCTACCATTGGACTTGTATTTGGTGGAGTTTTGGGAGGACCTATTTCGGAATGGCTAATAAAACGTAATAAAATAGTTACTCCAAAGCAACAAGGAATCAAAGCAAAAACTGATGGTGAGGTAAGTGAGAAGGAAAATAATACACAACAATTAACCCCAGCAGAATTTATAACATCGTTAACAGTTGCTTTAATTACTTTAGTTGGTGGAACATACTTATCTAAACTAGTAGGAAGTTCTAATGTTAGCCTACCTAATTTTCTATGGTGTTTAGCAATAGGTATTATAGTAAGAAATCTTGGTCCTATTTCTGGGCTCAAGCTTAATGATAAAGCAACAGAAATACTAGGTACCGTCATGTTATCTCTGTTCTTAGGACTAACTATGATGACTTTAGATTTAGCTAGCGCAGCTAGATTAGCAGGTCCTTTAGCATTTATTCTCGTAATACAATCTATAGTTTGTGCCTTGTATTGTTGTTTAGTAGTATTTAAAGCTCTAAAAAAAGATTATGAGGCTGCAGTTATGGCAGGAGCATTTTGTGGTATAGGACTAGGAACTACAGCCACTGCTATAGCTAATATGCAGGCAATAGCAGGAAGACATGGAAATGCCCCACAATCATTTATTGTAATTCCTTTAACTGGAGCTTTTCTAGTTGATATTATGAATGTGATTGTCCTTACAGCTCTAATATCATTACCTTGTATTGGAGGAGTATAA